In a genomic window of Halalkalicoccus sp. CG83:
- a CDS encoding phytoene/squalene synthase family protein, translating into MVEQDNITKSKAIHRRTGRTFYYATRLLPDRVRNATYVLYAFFRVADEVVDDADGVSSEQQRRRLEELRAEALGEVEPESPVLAAFQEVRAENGIDDATVEEFIDAMATDIGKRRYRNYEELEAYMGGSAVAVASMMTAVMDPDDPETARSHAKALGEAFQLTNFLRDVREDVIERDRIYLPETTLAEHGVTAEQIERFEMDENFAAVMQAELARTERLYREGVAGIKYLPEDCQLPVLLAAVLYAEHHRLIRNCGYDVLNQEPELGTLRKLSLVVRTRWRWQWSNDPEEVFRRVSAVGGARSPSRAPHHESLPAR; encoded by the coding sequence ATGGTAGAACAAGACAACATCACGAAGAGCAAGGCGATCCATCGACGAACCGGACGGACGTTCTACTACGCGACGAGGCTGCTGCCGGATCGCGTTCGGAACGCGACCTACGTCCTGTACGCGTTCTTCCGCGTCGCGGACGAGGTCGTAGACGACGCCGACGGCGTGAGCTCCGAGCAACAGCGTCGTCGGCTCGAGGAGCTTCGCGCGGAGGCGCTCGGCGAGGTCGAACCGGAGAGCCCCGTCCTGGCCGCGTTCCAGGAGGTGCGGGCCGAGAACGGGATCGACGACGCGACCGTCGAGGAGTTCATCGACGCGATGGCGACCGACATCGGGAAACGTCGCTACCGGAACTACGAGGAACTCGAGGCCTACATGGGCGGTTCGGCGGTCGCCGTCGCCTCGATGATGACCGCCGTGATGGACCCCGACGACCCCGAGACCGCCCGTTCCCACGCGAAGGCGCTCGGCGAGGCGTTTCAACTGACGAACTTCCTGCGCGACGTCCGCGAGGACGTCATCGAGCGCGACCGGATCTATCTCCCGGAGACGACGCTCGCGGAACACGGCGTCACGGCCGAGCAGATCGAGCGCTTCGAGATGGACGAGAACTTCGCCGCCGTCATGCAGGCGGAGCTCGCCCGTACCGAACGGCTCTACCGCGAGGGCGTCGCCGGCATCAAGTACCTCCCCGAGGACTGCCAGCTCCCCGTGTTGCTAGCGGCGGTGCTCTACGCCGAGCACCACCGTCTGATCCGGAACTGCGGCTACGACGTGCTCAACCAGGAGCCCGAACTGGGGACGCTTCGAAAGCTCTCGCTGGTCGTCAGAACGCGCTGGCGCTGGCAGTGGAGCAACGACCCGGAGGAGGTGTTCCGCCGGGTGAGCGCCGTCGGCGGAGCGCGGAGTCCGTCACGAGCCCCGCACCACGAGAGTCTCCCGGCCCGGTGA
- the aceA gene encoding isocitrate lyase, whose product MIDEIGDTDTTVRDVDNPAAREFRRKLEDQTFTFAPGVYHALDARLAEMTGHDAAYMSGYSTVLGQFGFPDLEMVTMSEMVENAKRMVDACTIPIVADCDTGYGGIHNVRRAVREYENAGVAAIHIEDQTTPKRCGHIAGKQIVPREKAEARFSAAVDAKQSDDTVIIARTDAYGSANGDWEEHLERGRLYADCGVDLVWPEMPDPSREDAVNYAETIHETHPDLDLAFNYSSSFAWSEQEDPLTFEELGDLGYKYIFITLFGLHSGAHAAYEDFKNIAENDEQAQFDLEDRYIGHPTESHHELSQVSRYQDVETQFDPEARARIEGSEGFAEERDTLQTAEGESTEAESDD is encoded by the coding sequence ATGATCGACGAGATCGGCGACACCGACACCACCGTCCGCGACGTCGACAACCCCGCCGCCCGGGAGTTCCGACGGAAGCTCGAGGATCAGACGTTCACGTTCGCGCCCGGCGTCTACCACGCCCTGGACGCCCGCCTGGCGGAGATGACCGGCCACGACGCCGCCTACATGAGCGGCTACTCCACCGTTCTGGGCCAGTTCGGCTTCCCGGACCTCGAGATGGTCACGATGTCCGAGATGGTCGAGAACGCGAAGCGGATGGTCGACGCCTGTACGATCCCGATCGTCGCCGACTGTGACACCGGCTACGGCGGCATCCACAACGTCCGGCGCGCCGTCCGCGAGTACGAGAACGCCGGCGTCGCGGCGATTCACATCGAGGACCAAACCACGCCGAAGCGCTGTGGCCACATCGCTGGCAAGCAGATCGTCCCCCGTGAGAAGGCCGAAGCGCGCTTCTCGGCGGCCGTCGACGCGAAGCAGTCCGACGACACGGTGATCATCGCCCGCACCGACGCCTACGGCAGCGCGAACGGTGACTGGGAGGAACACCTCGAGCGCGGCCGACTCTACGCCGACTGTGGCGTCGACCTGGTCTGGCCCGAGATGCCCGACCCCAGCCGGGAGGACGCGGTGAACTACGCCGAGACCATCCACGAGACCCACCCCGATCTGGACCTCGCCTTCAACTACTCCTCGTCGTTCGCCTGGTCCGAACAGGAGGACCCGCTGACGTTCGAGGAGCTGGGCGACCTGGGGTATAAGTACATCTTCATCACCCTGTTCGGGCTGCACTCGGGCGCCCATGCGGCCTACGAGGACTTCAAGAACATCGCCGAGAACGACGAACAGGCGCAGTTCGACCTCGAGGACCGCTACATCGGCCACCCCACCGAGTCCCACCACGAGCTCTCGCAGGTCAGCCGCTACCAGGACGTCGAGACGCAGTTCGACCCCGAGGCCAGAGCGAGGATCGAGGGTTCGGAAGGGTTCGCCGAGGAGCGCGACACCCTCCAGACCGCCGAGGGCGAGAGCACCGAGGCCGAAAGCGACGACTGA
- a CDS encoding ornithine cyclodeaminase, nickel-pincer nucleotide-dependent, with product MSYSRIVELEGHIIDSGMMGQCMGIIMDMDGWFSVEKFDVGTRRHEESYARMRVSAESEETLGEIIHQLNQNGATLQDPIDAQVEPAPDDKVVPAGFYSTTNHPTEIRYQGEWLSVDHIEMDCAVIVEPDRTDDRRPSEEVEAGDRDGANGPRAYTKTLNAIEKGDRVVVGEAGIRVHPPERPRSSEGSFGFMQGGISSERPSVTQIGNVADAIEETKSRGGKVVCVPGPAVIHSGARNDLARLVREGYIDAISAGNGFAVHDLERDLYGTSLGMEVETMKHPRKGHKHHIYTISEIIRAGGIEAAVEEGIVDDGIMYECVENDVPYVLAGSIRDDGPLPDTITDSVEAQNAIREQVRDADLVLMLATLLHSVAVGNCLPSTTRVVCVDINPATVTQLLDRGSAQAIGMVTDIGTFVPLLADGLLEE from the coding sequence ATGAGCTACTCGCGGATCGTCGAGCTCGAGGGCCACATCATCGACTCGGGGATGATGGGCCAGTGTATGGGCATCATCATGGACATGGACGGCTGGTTCTCGGTCGAGAAGTTCGACGTCGGGACGCGACGACACGAGGAGTCCTACGCGCGGATGCGCGTCTCCGCCGAATCGGAGGAGACGCTCGGCGAGATCATCCATCAGCTCAATCAGAACGGCGCGACCCTACAGGACCCGATCGACGCACAGGTCGAGCCCGCACCCGACGACAAGGTCGTCCCCGCGGGGTTCTACTCGACGACCAACCACCCGACCGAGATCCGCTATCAGGGCGAGTGGCTGTCGGTCGACCACATCGAGATGGACTGTGCGGTGATCGTCGAGCCGGATCGCACGGACGACCGTCGCCCGTCGGAGGAGGTCGAGGCCGGGGATCGAGACGGCGCCAACGGGCCACGCGCGTACACGAAGACGCTCAACGCCATCGAAAAGGGCGATCGCGTCGTGGTCGGCGAGGCCGGCATCCGGGTCCACCCGCCCGAACGCCCGCGAAGCAGCGAGGGCTCGTTCGGGTTCATGCAGGGTGGCATCAGTAGCGAGCGCCCCTCGGTGACCCAGATCGGGAACGTCGCCGACGCGATCGAGGAGACCAAGTCACGGGGCGGAAAGGTGGTCTGCGTCCCCGGTCCAGCGGTGATCCACTCGGGGGCCAGAAACGACCTCGCCCGGCTGGTGCGTGAGGGGTACATAGACGCGATCAGCGCGGGCAACGGCTTCGCGGTCCACGACCTCGAGCGTGACCTCTACGGCACCTCGCTGGGGATGGAGGTCGAGACGATGAAACACCCGCGAAAGGGCCACAAACACCACATCTACACGATCAGTGAGATCATCCGCGCCGGCGGGATCGAGGCCGCCGTCGAGGAGGGAATCGTCGACGACGGGATCATGTACGAGTGCGTCGAGAACGACGTCCCCTACGTGCTCGCCGGGTCGATCCGCGACGACGGGCCGCTTCCGGACACGATCACCGACTCCGTCGAGGCCCAGAACGCCATCCGCGAACAGGTCCGCGACGCCGACCTCGTGTTGATGCTCGCGACGCTGCTCCACTCCGTCGCCGTCGGGAACTGTCTACCCTCGACGACGCGGGTGGTCTGCGTCGACATCAACCCCGCGACGGTCACCCAGCTACTCGACCGAGGTAGCGCCCAGGCGATCGGCATGGTGACCGACATCGGCACGTTCGTCCCCCTGCTCGCCGACGGCCTGCTCGAGGAGTGA
- a CDS encoding helix-turn-helix domain-containing protein: MLVVEFRADSPILRDALDHAPETIVTHEEQYHTAEGINYLFWAEGGDLAAFEDGLAADPTVTNVSQLAETLSRRMYRATFTDYGESVATFPSWSGLDISLLDSTISHEGWNARMRMPDRETLYRYRDVCEENDLHFHLTSIYEEKEATSKAEAQLTTVQREALTTARELGYYEIPRRATLADVADRLGISSQALSERLRRGTATLIDTAL, translated from the coding sequence ATGTTAGTCGTTGAGTTCCGGGCGGACTCGCCAATCCTTCGAGACGCCCTCGATCACGCCCCCGAAACGATCGTCACCCACGAGGAGCAATACCACACCGCCGAGGGTATCAACTACCTGTTTTGGGCGGAGGGGGGCGATCTTGCAGCCTTCGAGGACGGACTGGCCGCCGACCCCACCGTGACGAACGTGTCCCAACTCGCTGAAACGCTGAGCCGCCGCATGTATCGAGCGACCTTTACTGACTACGGAGAAAGCGTCGCCACCTTTCCGTCGTGGAGCGGGTTGGACATCAGCCTCCTTGATTCGACGATCTCGCATGAGGGCTGGAACGCCCGAATGCGCATGCCCGATCGAGAGACGCTCTATCGGTACCGCGACGTGTGTGAGGAGAACGACCTTCACTTTCACCTCACATCGATCTACGAGGAGAAGGAAGCCACCAGTAAGGCGGAAGCCCAGCTTACGACTGTCCAGCGAGAAGCACTGACCACCGCACGTGAGCTCGGTTACTACGAGATTCCTCGGCGGGCGACGTTGGCAGACGTCGCGGACCGCTTGGGAATCTCCTCGCAGGCACTCTCGGAACGACTCCGTCGAGGGACCGCTACCCTCATCGATACGGCCCTGTAA
- a CDS encoding MBL fold metallo-hydrolase — MRIPWNIESHLREERVATEVADGVYQLCSAMTNMYLIEDDDGLTLVDAGLPAQMELLQSGLERIGAEITDIKALILTHIDPDHIGLAEPLRKEGIPVWIHEDGYEAAVEGLGKPPLGFFLLMWRPAFARFIRALMQAGMGDEEPIAEVNTFTDGQVLDVPGQPEVIHTPGHRKGHCSFWLPDSRILFAGDALLTFDIMSGKAVDPEPVRGGNMFNFDKGQQQVSARKLAALGQMTLLPGHVQPWEGDLGELYSPVEYVQPSEGDHGEVHTPAD, encoded by the coding sequence GTGAGAATCCCCTGGAACATAGAATCCCATCTCAGAGAAGAGCGGGTGGCCACGGAAGTGGCCGATGGTGTCTACCAGCTCTGCTCAGCCATGACCAATATGTACCTCATCGAGGACGATGATGGACTGACACTGGTCGATGCGGGATTACCTGCTCAGATGGAACTGCTGCAGTCCGGCCTCGAACGAATCGGGGCCGAGATAACCGACATTAAAGCGCTGATTCTAACGCACATAGATCCGGATCATATAGGGCTGGCTGAACCGCTTCGGAAGGAGGGGATCCCCGTTTGGATCCACGAAGATGGGTACGAGGCAGCTGTGGAAGGCCTAGGCAAGCCGCCTCTAGGATTCTTCCTCCTCATGTGGCGACCCGCTTTTGCGCGATTTATCCGCGCTCTGATGCAGGCTGGTATGGGCGACGAGGAACCGATTGCTGAGGTGAACACATTCACTGACGGTCAGGTATTGGACGTCCCCGGTCAGCCTGAAGTGATCCATACACCTGGACACAGGAAGGGGCACTGTTCGTTCTGGTTGCCGGATTCTCGAATCCTCTTCGCTGGCGACGCGCTGCTAACGTTTGATATCATGAGTGGGAAAGCCGTGGATCCCGAGCCCGTGCGGGGAGGGAACATGTTTAACTTCGATAAAGGGCAACAACAGGTCTCCGCACGAAAATTGGCCGCTCTCGGCCAAATGACCCTGCTGCCTGGACATGTTCAACCATGGGAGGGAGATCTCGGGGAGCTTTATTCTCCCGTGGAATACGTTCAACCATCGGAGGGAGATCACGGGGAGGTTCATACTCCCGCTGATTAA